The window GCCTTTGCCAACGTCGCGCAAGCCATCAAGGCGCAGGCGGTGATTACCGCCAATTACGGCACCGGCACGCCGCAGGAAGCCGCCGACTGGGTGCAGTATGCCAACGCCACACAGCACTACGGCTTCAAGTACTGGGAGATTGGCAACGAATGTTTCGGCTCTTGGGAAACCGACACGCGGCAGCGGCATCACGATCCTTACACCTACGCGCTTGCGGCGCGCGATTACATCACTTTGATGAAAGCCGTAGACCCGAGCATCAAGGTCGGCGTTGTCGTCTTGAGCGGCGAGGATAGCTGGTTCGTTCATTACACCGACCACCCGGCGACTAACCCGCGCACGGGGCAGACGCATACAGGCTGGACGCCCGTCGTCCTGGCGACCTTGCGCAGTCTCGGCGTTGTGCCGGACTTCGTCATCTATCACCGCTATGATCAAAATCCCGGCGGCGAAAACGACGCCGCGCTGCTGCAATCCGCGAAAGGCTGGGCGGCAGAGGCGGCGGATTTGCGCCGTCAGCTCAACGACTATCTCGGCGCAGCGGGCGCGCAGGTCGAGCTGGTCTGCACGGAAAACAATTCGGTCAGCAGTCTGCCGGGCAAGCAGACGACGAGTCTCGTCAACGGCCTGGTTTACGCAGACAACTTCGGACAGATCTTGCAGACAGAGCTCACGACATGGATGTGGTGGGATTTGCGTAACAGTCGAGAGGCAGCGAATAACAACAGCCCGCTGCTCTACGGCTGGCGCTTGTACGGCGATTACGGGTTGGTGTCGGACACCAGTGAGCCGTACCCGACTTATTACGCAAGCAAGCTGATGTCGTTGTTCGCGGCTGAAGGCGACCGGGTTGTGCAAGCGGCGAGCGATTCGACGCTGCTTGCGGCCTACGCCGTCAAGCGCGCGGACGGCGCGCTGGCGCTACTGTTGATTAATAAGAACCCGACCGCCGCGCTCAACGCCCGCATCAACCTGACGGGATTTGCGCCGCCTGAGATGGCGACTGTGCATTCGTATGGCAAGCCGCAAGATGATGCGGCGCACCTCGGCGTCGGCCCCGGTTATCCTGACATTGCGACGACGATGATTGGCGGCGTCGGCGCGAATTTCCTGTTCAGCGTGCCGTCGTATTCGATGAACGTGATCGTGATGGGCGGCCCGTCATGCTCGGTCGCCCTGTCGCCGGCCAGCCAGGCGTTCGCGGCGGCGGGCGGCGACGCGCAGATCAACGTGACGGCAGAGGCCGGCTGCAACTGGACGGCGACGACGGGCG is drawn from Blastocatellia bacterium and contains these coding sequences:
- a CDS encoding BACON domain-containing carbohydrate-binding protein translates to MRRAFGRTPALLSLLLLFAITARAQSEVLVNVDAGTIKRAVDARLFGLNAAIWDSHFNSATTVSLLSANGTRLLRFPGGSLSDEYHWRTNTTLNNTWTWATSFDAFANVAQAIKAQAVITANYGTGTPQEAADWVQYANATQHYGFKYWEIGNECFGSWETDTRQRHHDPYTYALAARDYITLMKAVDPSIKVGVVVLSGEDSWFVHYTDHPATNPRTGQTHTGWTPVVLATLRSLGVVPDFVIYHRYDQNPGGENDAALLQSAKGWAAEAADLRRQLNDYLGAAGAQVELVCTENNSVSSLPGKQTTSLVNGLVYADNFGQILQTELTTWMWWDLRNSREAANNNSPLLYGWRLYGDYGLVSDTSEPYPTYYASKLMSLFAAEGDRVVQAASDSTLLAAYAVKRADGALALLLINKNPTAALNARINLTGFAPPEMATVHSYGKPQDDAAHLGVGPGYPDIATTMIGGVGANFLFSVPSYSMNVIVMGGPSCSVALSPASQAFAAAGGDAQINVTAEAGCNWTATTGESWVMIRAAQGSGSGVVSYTVLENLTGQPRQGQITVGNRAFTVTQEAAPPANCSVTITPETGKISGGGGTIAITVSASSPACPWQATTNVEWITITAGASSGNGTATFTVAPNPQGRKRKGKITIAGNVFVLKQKPGGA